A genomic stretch from Lathyrus oleraceus cultivar Zhongwan6 chromosome 2, CAAS_Psat_ZW6_1.0, whole genome shotgun sequence includes:
- the LOC127123660 gene encoding uncharacterized protein LOC127123660 yields MNPERKSIHNYKFVEPHLAVLRGLRACLDLTNKDDFKEAYGNLLGILNTKVNITAVHTLVQFYDPPLRCFTFQDYQLASTLEEYSHILGIRIKNQVPYIRTKELPKYQDLAKALHMGKKEIEMNLKPKGGIHGFTSKFLVDKAIAFAEAGSWTAFNANLALLIYGIVLFPNMEEFVDLASIHIFLTQNPIPTLLANAYYSIHVRTQKKKGIIVYCTPLLYRWFISHLPNKGPFVENKDNLKWFQRIMSLKAGDILWYSRVYDGVKLILNCGDFPNVPLLGTKGGINYNLRLALR; encoded by the coding sequence ATGAATCCCGAGAGAAAGAGCATCCACAATTACAAGTTTGTGGAACCTCATTTGGCCGTATTGAGGGGGCTTAGGGCATGTTTAGATCTGACAAACAAAGACGACTTCAAGGAAGCTTATGGTAACCTTTTGGGTATTCTGAACACCAAAGTCAACATCACCGCTGTGCACACCTTGGTGCAATTCTACGATCCACCACTAAGATGCTTTactttccaagattaccagttagcgTCGACATTGGAAGAGTACTCTCATATTCTGGGTATTAGGATCAAGAACCAAGTGCCCTACATCCGCACTAAGGAACTTCCTAAATATCAAGATCTTGCTAAGGCTCTGCATATGGGAAAGAAGGAAATAGAAATGAACTTGAAACCAAAGGGTGGAATCCATGGCTTCACCTCTAAGTTTCTCGTAGACAAAGCTATCGCCTTCGCTGAAGCTGGGAGCTGGACGGCCTTCAACGCCAATCTAGCTTTACTTATCTATGGGATTGTATTGTTTCCGAATATGGAGGAGTTCGTAGACTTGGCTTCTATTCACATATTCTTAACTCAAAATCCGATTCCCACTCTTCTTGCTAATGCTTACTATTCCATCCATGTGAGGACCCAAAAGAAGAAAGGGATTATCGTCTACTGTACCCCTTTGCTGTATAGATGGTTTATTTCGCATCTACCCAATAAAGGCCCCTTCGTTGAGAACAAAGATAACTTGAAGTGGTTCCAACGGATCATGTCCTTAAAAGCTGGAGACATTCTGTGGTATTCTCGAGTTTACGATGGTGTCAAGCTCATCCTCAATTGTGGGGATTTTCCTAAcgtgcctcttcttggtacaaaaggaggaatcaactacaacctgAGGTTAGCATTGCGATAA